A single window of Lathamus discolor isolate bLatDis1 chromosome 20, bLatDis1.hap1, whole genome shotgun sequence DNA harbors:
- the GNGT2 gene encoding guanine nucleotide-binding protein G(I)/G(S)/G(O) subunit gamma-T2, which yields MAQDMTEKELLKMELDQLKKEVKNERQMISKTGKELKEYIESMAGEDPLLKGVPEDKNPFKEKGGCTIS from the exons ATGGCTCAGGACATGAcagagaaggagctgctgaagatgGAGCTGGATCAGCTGAAGAAGGAGGTGAAGAACGAGAGGCAGATG ATCTCCAAGACAGGCAAAGAGCTCAAGGAGTACATCGAGTCCATGGCAGGAGAGGACCCGCTGCTGAAAGGAGTCCCCGAGGACAAGAACCCCTTTAAGGAGAAGGGTGGCTGCACAATAAGCTGA